Below is a genomic region from Geothermobacter hydrogeniphilus.
TGGTTTTCGGCACATACCAGAAAGGGGCGAACTCCAGGTAACGCAACTGCGCGGAAAAGTTCGGTGTCTTGCGATAGGGGGTGCCGACCACCACCGGCATGCTCATCACTGTCTCACCATTCTCGACCACGTCCAGCCGGAAGGCGGCGATGTTGACCTGCAGACTGCGTCCGCCGAAGCTGTCCGGCTCGCTGCGCCAGCGCTGCAGGTTGTAACTGATCTGGCGGATCCTCGCCTCGACCGGAAGGTTCAGCTCCGCCAGGGTCATCGTCCCCAGCACGCCGTCCTCGCGCAACCCATGCCGCAACTGGAAACGACGGACCGCCTGCTCCGTTTCGGGTCCGTAGTTCTTCTCGTCCCAGGCCGCGTAGGGTTGCAGATCACCACCGAAAAAGAGCCGGTTGCGCAACACCGGCAACCGTTCATCCCGCATCCCCGGACGAAGCACCTCGCCCGCCGGAACCGTCGGCCAACCACCGTAAGCGGAGAGCGCCCGCAAGCGCTGCAGTTCATCGCGCAGGGCCAGATAGCCGGGCTGACGCGGTTCCAGGCGTTCAAGGCCGGCGGTTATTTGTCCACTGCCGAGGGCTTTCTCAAGATAGGGGACAAGACGATCAAGTCCCTTGCGGCGTTGACCGGCAACCGGTGGTATCCTGCCCCCGGAGATATCGACCGCGTAGCCGAAGTAGGCGTCGGTCAACAACAGGTCGATCAGCGCCTGGTAACGGGCATCGAACAGAACTTCGGACCGCAGGGAATCGGCCTCGTAACGAACCAGCGGCTCCAGTTCCTGCAGGTGGTAATGATCACTGCACAACCCCTTGTCGCCGCTGGCACGCAACACATCAAGCAACTGGTGCGCCATGGTGGTCAGACCGAGATTGTTCATCCAGGCGGGAACATGGTTCCGCTGCCGATAGAATTGCCGCAGGCGCGGATTC
It encodes:
- a CDS encoding L,D-transpeptidase family protein: MKVPALSLLFLILFSFCRPGSVMAAPLVDEVREQLRSLLEDAAPAVELPGIRQLLVNPRLRQFYRQRNHVPAWMNNLGLTTMAHQLLDVLRASGDKGLCSDHYHLQELEPLVRYEADSLRSEVLFDARYQALIDLLLTDAYFGYAVDISGGRIPPVAGQRRKGLDRLVPYLEKALGSGQITAGLERLEPRQPGYLALRDELQRLRALSAYGGWPTVPAGEVLRPGMRDERLPVLRNRLFFGGDLQPYAAWDEKNYGPETEQAVRRFQLRHGLREDGVLGTMTLAELNLPVEARIRQISYNLQRWRSEPDSFGGRSLQVNIAAFRLDVVENGETVMSMPVVVGTPYRKTPNFSAQLRYLEFAPFWYVPKTILREDKLPIIRRDPGWLTRHHYEILSWVGKGERLLDPEKLDWSKIHADNFPGILRMRPGPWNPLGRVKFMFPNRYAVYLHDTDSPQLFDRNARLFSSGCIRVERPLDLAEYLLQSLDGWDCERILAAMNSDRTLKVDLPEPIPVHIFYWTAWVDSGGRVQYRPDVYQRDADLEIAWEKRLPQQDTAPQLAGQ